From the genome of Vibrio gangliei, one region includes:
- a CDS encoding ClpP-like prohead protease/major capsid protein fusion protein — protein MKKAQLALMMPMAMAAQTPTAKNNWYSIKASGNHGAEIYIYDEIGGWGISARQFANDLKSLGDIRNITLRIHSPGGDVFEGMAIYNLLDQHPAQITVKIDGLAASMASVIAMVGDEVQIPENAMIMVHKPWGIQGGNANDMRRYAELLEKIEGTLLSAYTQKTGKTSDEISAMLDAETWLGGHEAVEAGFADTLIAPLEAAACLTSNRLKEFEKMPKSMKTLMKPRAQSPNGNAVNDPTPNSPAPTPSPVATPTPEPTDNTSTIQARNHAIRDLFANFGGRHMELMNDCLIDVSLSVEQVKDKLLAKLGTNTEPTNTVSASAHIFAGNGNTVGDNMRAALMARAGYEAEGTNELSDNPYAHMTLREMARMSLTDRGCGVASYNPLQMVGMAFTHGTSDFGQILLDVAHKSLLQGWESAEETFDRWTMKGTLTDFKVAHRVGLDAFPNLRQVRPGAEYKYATVGDRGEQIALATYGELFSIDRQTIINDDMQALTEIPMLMGEAAKATIGDLVYNVLMSGYKMNDGQELFSAKHNNNITTATAMDIAGLDKARQMMRSQKSGNRHLNIRPGFVLVPTALETTANQVIKSASVKGADVNAGVNNPLQNFAEVIAEPRLDDADALDWYLTAARGRDTIEVAYLNGVETPFIEQQQGFNVDGVATKVRIDAGVAPRDYRGLVKAKGVAKS, from the coding sequence GTGAAGAAAGCTCAACTGGCATTGATGATGCCGATGGCGATGGCAGCACAAACGCCAACAGCCAAGAATAACTGGTATAGCATCAAGGCCAGCGGTAACCATGGTGCTGAAATTTACATTTACGATGAAATTGGCGGTTGGGGGATTAGTGCTCGCCAATTTGCTAACGATTTAAAGTCATTAGGTGACATTCGTAATATCACATTACGTATTCATTCCCCAGGTGGTGATGTATTCGAAGGTATGGCGATTTACAACCTGCTCGATCAACATCCTGCACAAATTACCGTAAAAATTGACGGTCTCGCTGCTTCAATGGCGTCTGTGATTGCGATGGTCGGAGATGAGGTTCAGATCCCTGAAAATGCGATGATCATGGTACACAAACCTTGGGGGATTCAAGGCGGTAATGCCAATGATATGCGTCGCTATGCTGAATTACTCGAAAAAATTGAAGGCACCTTATTGTCTGCCTACACCCAAAAAACAGGTAAAACTTCTGATGAAATCAGCGCGATGCTCGATGCAGAAACGTGGCTTGGTGGTCACGAAGCTGTTGAAGCTGGATTTGCCGACACTTTAATTGCACCGCTCGAAGCTGCGGCATGCTTAACCTCTAATCGATTAAAGGAATTTGAAAAAATGCCAAAATCAATGAAAACACTGATGAAGCCTCGCGCTCAATCGCCAAATGGCAATGCAGTTAATGATCCGACGCCAAATTCGCCAGCACCAACTCCATCTCCAGTTGCAACCCCTACGCCGGAACCTACTGATAACACATCAACGATCCAAGCGCGTAATCATGCTATTCGTGATTTGTTTGCTAACTTTGGTGGTCGTCATATGGAATTGATGAATGACTGCTTAATTGATGTGTCACTGAGTGTCGAACAAGTGAAAGATAAGCTGCTTGCAAAACTTGGTACCAATACAGAGCCAACAAATACCGTGAGCGCATCAGCTCATATTTTTGCAGGTAATGGTAATACGGTTGGTGACAACATGCGTGCAGCATTAATGGCGCGTGCAGGTTATGAAGCAGAAGGTACTAACGAGTTATCGGATAACCCGTATGCACACATGACGTTGCGTGAAATGGCTCGTATGTCATTGACGGATCGTGGATGTGGCGTAGCAAGCTATAACCCTCTTCAAATGGTGGGCATGGCGTTTACTCACGGTACCAGCGACTTCGGTCAAATTCTGTTAGACGTGGCGCATAAATCATTACTACAAGGTTGGGAAAGTGCGGAAGAAACTTTCGATCGTTGGACAATGAAAGGCACGTTAACGGACTTTAAAGTGGCGCATCGTGTTGGTCTAGATGCATTCCCGAATCTTCGCCAAGTTCGCCCAGGTGCAGAATATAAATATGCGACAGTGGGGGATCGTGGTGAGCAAATTGCATTGGCGACTTACGGTGAATTGTTCAGCATCGATCGCCAAACCATTATCAATGATGACATGCAAGCGTTAACTGAAATCCCAATGCTAATGGGTGAAGCCGCTAAAGCCACAATCGGTGACTTGGTGTATAACGTCCTCATGAGTGGCTATAAAATGAATGATGGCCAAGAGTTATTCTCAGCTAAGCACAATAACAATATTACCACTGCAACAGCGATGGATATTGCCGGGTTAGACAAAGCTCGTCAAATGATGCGTAGCCAGAAGAGTGGTAATCGTCATTTAAATATTCGCCCTGGATTTGTATTGGTTCCAACTGCACTTGAAACTACAGCTAACCAAGTGATTAAGTCTGCAAGTGTGAAAGGTGCAGATGTTAATGCTGGTGTAAATAACCCATTACAAAACTTTGCCGAAGTGATTGCCGAACCACGCTTGGATGACGCAGACGCGTTGGATTGGTATCTAACCGCTGCTCGTGGTCGTGACACGATTGAAGTAGCGTACCTAAACGGTGTAGAAACACCATTCATCGAGCAACAACAAGGCTTTAATGTCGACGGTGTCGCAACTAAAGTTCGCATTGATGCAGGTGTTGCTCCGCGTGATTACCGCGGCCTAGTAAAAGCTAAAGGTGTTGCTAAGTCTTAA
- a CDS encoding DUF2190 family protein, translating into MAKNFIEMGQTIGFIATSDVLSGQAVAIESLVIIAHGDVKSGEEGVGHAQGVFELLKKTATEIAQGADVYLTGGEIGTDTSGVYAGKAWNAAASGTEAVWVALNFGSPAAVEEPAG; encoded by the coding sequence ATGGCTAAAAATTTTATTGAAATGGGTCAAACCATTGGTTTTATCGCAACCTCAGACGTGTTGTCCGGTCAAGCCGTGGCAATTGAATCACTCGTGATTATTGCGCATGGTGATGTTAAGTCTGGCGAAGAAGGTGTGGGTCACGCTCAAGGCGTGTTTGAGCTATTAAAAAAAACAGCTACCGAAATCGCACAAGGTGCAGATGTTTACCTTACTGGTGGTGAAATTGGCACTGATACTTCTGGTGTTTATGCAGGGAAAGCATGGAATGCTGCCGCTTCTGGAACTGAAGCAGTATGGGTTGCACTAAATTTTGGTTCACCCGCTGCGGTTGAAGAGCCTGCTGGTTAA
- a CDS encoding head-tail joining protein has translation MSRWEDKMRRVNARLVKRFSYDVILHLASGDKSVIGVFDNPFSLSELGDGGRIADSSPELYLKDEDAVGLELRSLVTVVGKQWAIVSPPQPDSTGLTKLILGNYNGEQSKPIIQY, from the coding sequence ATGTCACGCTGGGAAGATAAAATGAGGCGAGTAAATGCTCGCCTTGTAAAACGATTCAGCTATGACGTGATCTTACATCTTGCTTCAGGTGATAAGTCGGTGATCGGTGTGTTTGATAATCCGTTTAGCTTAAGTGAATTAGGTGATGGCGGCCGTATTGCAGATAGTAGCCCAGAGCTTTATTTAAAAGATGAAGATGCTGTCGGTTTAGAACTTCGTTCTTTAGTGACAGTAGTCGGTAAGCAATGGGCTATCGTCAGCCCACCTCAGCCAGACAGTACCGGCTTAACTAAGCTGATATTAGGGAACTACAATGGCGAACAATCAAAACCTATTATTCAATATTGA
- a CDS encoding phage tail protein: MANNQNLLFNIDTEEIDAIQNVFGATQAQVKAAYNRALTRTAKTMKSMANKKLKDELQVRRMKDLRRRLQTFRLKSTSKQTRLDELKLWFGMNDIPVSKLKGRIKALGAKKRPQGAMFSPAGKVKAQTYDDGFVANAYNKRSIFTRTTQAQYPIKEARVPVSDELQDAIEDEIFSELTDVFMKHFETDLKGRVRMGLNKNGWKS, from the coding sequence ATGGCGAACAATCAAAACCTATTATTCAATATTGATACTGAAGAAATAGACGCGATTCAGAATGTCTTTGGTGCAACACAAGCTCAAGTAAAAGCGGCATATAATCGAGCATTAACTCGTACAGCGAAAACCATGAAATCCATGGCGAATAAAAAGCTAAAAGATGAATTGCAGGTGCGGCGCATGAAAGATTTGCGTCGTCGCTTGCAAACTTTTCGCTTAAAAAGTACCAGCAAACAAACTCGACTGGATGAATTGAAGCTGTGGTTTGGTATGAATGATATTCCAGTGAGTAAGTTGAAAGGCCGAATTAAAGCTCTTGGGGCGAAGAAAAGACCACAAGGTGCGATGTTTTCACCGGCAGGAAAAGTAAAGGCACAAACTTACGATGATGGTTTCGTAGCTAATGCTTATAACAAACGCTCTATCTTTACTCGAACAACACAAGCTCAATACCCAATTAAAGAAGCGCGGGTACCGGTTTCTGATGAGTTACAAGATGCAATTGAAGATGAAATATTTTCTGAATTAACCGATGTCTTTATGAAGCATTTTGAGACTGATTTAAAAGGCCGTGTTCGTATGGGGCTAAATAAAAATGGCTGGAAATCATGA
- a CDS encoding phage baseplate assembly protein V: MKEFNYIVRDLQRRMANMIRRGRVHSVDFEQSPPRVKVEYEKDAVTGWLPWISGRESSQHRTDWEPLAVGEQVIILSESGELSAGVVLPSLPDATSPVPSTSPDEHVSRYEDGTIFTYNRKTHTLTIDVQGDVNFHATGNVTSHIEGNMSAQIDGTADVTVAKATTVKTDATLHVESAQDLSIKTGANMALDASGNFDIKAGGNVKVTGSRVDLN, from the coding sequence ATGAAGGAGTTTAATTACATCGTCCGCGATCTGCAGCGTCGAATGGCGAATATGATTCGCCGTGGTCGAGTTCATAGCGTGGACTTTGAGCAGTCACCGCCTCGGGTAAAAGTTGAATATGAAAAAGATGCGGTAACTGGCTGGCTTCCTTGGATCTCTGGTAGGGAGTCAAGCCAGCACCGTACTGACTGGGAACCGCTTGCCGTCGGCGAGCAGGTGATCATCTTATCAGAATCCGGTGAATTATCTGCAGGCGTGGTGCTTCCATCCTTACCAGATGCCACAAGCCCAGTACCGAGCACCTCACCGGATGAGCATGTAAGCCGCTATGAAGATGGAACCATATTCACCTATAACCGCAAAACACACACGTTAACTATTGATGTTCAGGGTGATGTTAATTTTCATGCCACAGGCAATGTAACGAGCCATATAGAGGGCAACATGAGCGCCCAGATCGATGGTACTGCAGATGTCACCGTGGCGAAAGCAACCACAGTGAAAACCGATGCCACATTGCATGTTGAATCGGCTCAAGACCTTAGCATCAAAACAGGCGCCAATATGGCACTGGATGCCTCTGGTAATTTCGATATTAAGGCAGGTGGCAACGTGAAAGTCACAGGCTCACGGGTGGATCTGAACTGA
- a CDS encoding PAAR domain-containing protein: MPAVTRQGDGGTGHGAFPPRASEAGSGDVFCNGIPVHRQGDAWGVHCDPSPSCHAGSLSGGSSSVFVNDKPIGRVGDAVDCGSVVAAGSSNVFAGG; this comes from the coding sequence ATGCCAGCCGTAACCCGACAAGGAGACGGAGGAACGGGCCATGGTGCTTTTCCTCCAAGAGCAAGCGAAGCAGGAAGCGGTGATGTTTTTTGCAATGGCATTCCTGTTCACCGTCAGGGTGATGCCTGGGGCGTGCATTGTGATCCTTCACCGTCTTGTCATGCTGGTAGCTTATCCGGTGGCTCATCATCTGTTTTCGTTAACGACAAGCCTATTGGGCGAGTTGGTGACGCAGTGGATTGTGGATCAGTGGTAGCAGCTGGCTCATCAAATGTATTTGCAGGGGGGTAA
- a CDS encoding GPW/gp25 family protein produces the protein MRGMDATTGRALSGIDHLKQSVRDILTTPIGSRVMRRDYGSRLFELIDNPGNQETVADIVAESAQALKKWEKRIEVSRVLVTSVKPGSVTLTIEGKYKPNGEPITLEGIEVN, from the coding sequence ATGCGTGGTATGGATGCAACCACAGGTCGAGCTCTAAGTGGCATCGACCACTTAAAGCAGTCTGTGCGTGACATCCTCACCACACCAATAGGCTCGCGGGTAATGCGCCGTGACTATGGTAGTCGATTGTTTGAATTAATTGATAACCCAGGTAACCAAGAAACAGTAGCTGATATTGTGGCTGAAAGCGCCCAAGCACTGAAGAAATGGGAGAAACGTATAGAGGTCTCACGAGTTCTTGTTACCTCTGTAAAACCTGGTTCGGTAACACTTACCATCGAAGGGAAATATAAGCCCAATGGTGAACCAATCACACTGGAAGGTATTGAGGTGAATTAA
- a CDS encoding baseplate assembly protein: MATVNVDMSQLPKPAVIEQLDYEQILQEWIERYQGLDPDYQDVNESDPVYKLMEVAAFREMVLRQRVNDGAHATMLAYANGTDLDVRGADFDVERLVIDKGDPDAVPPRPQIMESDEAFRYRIQLSNRAKNTAGSADDYEFWALSADGRVKSVATDSPKGTLVVTVSVLSHEGNGAASQELIKLVEDTLTPKGTRPLSDEVVVQSATINEFEVVAELELFSGPDQTEVLSAARQKLDTWLSESHQQGIDLTLDGFYAALRVSGVYKVHLTSPAADIINDQFSAGYANSITLTARVTT; the protein is encoded by the coding sequence ATGGCCACGGTAAATGTAGATATGAGCCAACTGCCTAAGCCAGCTGTGATTGAGCAGTTGGATTATGAGCAGATTCTCCAGGAATGGATTGAGCGCTATCAGGGACTCGATCCTGATTATCAAGATGTAAATGAGTCTGATCCGGTTTATAAGCTGATGGAAGTGGCGGCATTTCGTGAAATGGTGCTGCGTCAGCGTGTTAATGACGGTGCTCATGCCACTATGTTGGCGTATGCAAATGGAACAGATTTAGATGTTCGAGGTGCTGACTTTGATGTAGAGCGATTGGTTATTGATAAGGGTGACCCCGATGCAGTACCTCCACGACCTCAAATTATGGAGTCAGACGAAGCATTCCGGTACCGGATTCAATTATCTAACCGAGCCAAGAACACAGCAGGCAGTGCCGATGATTATGAGTTCTGGGCGTTATCGGCTGATGGAAGAGTAAAAAGCGTTGCTACCGATTCCCCAAAAGGAACATTGGTAGTGACCGTTTCAGTGCTCTCTCATGAGGGGAATGGAGCCGCAAGTCAAGAACTGATTAAGCTGGTTGAAGATACACTAACACCAAAAGGAACCCGCCCATTAAGTGATGAGGTAGTTGTACAAAGTGCCACCATCAACGAGTTTGAAGTAGTTGCTGAATTAGAGCTTTTCTCTGGCCCAGATCAAACCGAAGTATTGAGTGCAGCAAGGCAAAAATTGGACACATGGTTATCTGAATCCCATCAACAAGGTATAGACCTTACGTTGGATGGTTTTTATGCAGCTTTACGTGTCTCAGGTGTTTATAAGGTGCATTTAACCTCGCCTGCTGCAGACATTATTAATGATCAGTTTAGTGCCGGCTATGCGAATAGCATTACGCTAACAGCGAGGGTGACAACATGA
- a CDS encoding phage tail protein I: MTVKSLLPPNASKHERDIEAVISPPLSFPNRDIWNPEKCPEHLLPHLAWALSVDNWDSTWPVDRKREVIKESIHIHRKKGTREAIERVVSAIRGDLTEVKEWFEDKDNLQPGDFEVNYLSTGQPIDGNEIQKLIPVINSAKNVRSKLTNINITSRIEAPEKLSSLSRQGVGVKAGPWSISSMVSSSGSSLSCFSRQGIALRSGPLKIRAITEGSSSISCISLIGLCIRSGPLSLVLE, from the coding sequence ATGACGGTGAAAAGCCTGCTGCCACCCAATGCCAGCAAACATGAACGAGATATAGAGGCGGTGATTTCACCGCCTCTTTCTTTTCCAAATCGTGATATTTGGAACCCTGAAAAGTGTCCTGAACATCTTCTACCACATTTAGCATGGGCGCTTTCAGTTGATAACTGGGATTCAACGTGGCCAGTGGATCGAAAGCGAGAAGTTATCAAGGAAAGCATTCACATCCACCGTAAAAAAGGCACACGGGAAGCCATTGAGCGAGTGGTTAGCGCTATTCGAGGTGATTTAACGGAAGTTAAAGAGTGGTTTGAAGACAAGGATAATCTTCAGCCAGGTGATTTTGAAGTTAATTATCTTTCAACTGGGCAACCTATTGATGGGAATGAAATTCAAAAACTTATACCCGTTATTAATAGCGCGAAAAATGTTCGTAGCAAGCTAACCAACATCAATATTACAAGCCGTATTGAGGCGCCTGAAAAACTGTCGTCATTGAGTCGTCAGGGAGTAGGTGTAAAGGCGGGGCCATGGTCAATATCTTCCATGGTGAGTTCGTCTGGTTCCAGTCTTAGTTGCTTTTCTCGTCAAGGTATCGCTTTGCGTTCTGGCCCACTGAAGATCAGGGCAATTACAGAAGGCAGTTCTTCAATTTCTTGTATTTCCCTTATTGGCCTGTGCATTCGCTCTGGGCCTTTATCGTTAGTTCTGGAGTAA
- a CDS encoding phage tail-collar fiber domain-containing protein, with protein MSTTPESQQQFGSILTVLGENAEQNGKLQNKQISFTHIAIGDANDTYVQPDRAQTSLVNELARIPVNSVDVLQPTPDSVPMLKVEAILPDDVNDLIIREFAAVAEFNGGTYLHAVGNCARIYVPKPLNNGNVATPVTLEMIFVITSAEPIIEIDPNIVTASREWTTINFATVIKNVTQLKKYRGTTPGQQVELLGYHAEGDGGGGALIWMTNPPHSANDATVFDSGSASGYWVRRNLTITPEQAGWQPNKNGPARIRELLNAGVSFAKPKRLTSLQGQAARWASGQKAPICFFGDSTTDGRITTIDGVTDANKWNTDRLVGNMVPDGLVYDHDDTEVPNAYSNVLQRILREFHANDLVRVYNAGYRGKQAQDGWAVNNVHNAVYGNTTYADLEWMGIMFGLNDSAASTDPELLERRTYVENQALILDAFARGVQPALMSCPPSNNTAATGDYGNNNEVNELVDQVKRRLAHEYGIEFLDVNQAIKHWIYNNGDKIAFSSASSDGLHLNDLGHLKKAEFLFKTAERENVPTLIEDRHCFDVVHSAVRYALSRSDISSGDPMRGANKLYQNGMIDVNDIDKVLGKDVIDLWVWNERRDHSLVYRAYKDRYAEFELADRVDLPRILVESQLFTAQEYHRKVIFDDVSPDCIGHTTSGRSDFPCFIGKLRYGLNRIRIQIPPTAQKLFGNEIVTNYLKIGWLDFIVDRQENRYPVMHYNNGFSYMDKAHWRDVVAGRGRVVHPPIDTNVPNNFVRNIISPSLHGFNSYSLKKPGDVVEFRFEANFPLGTGVALAWNKMDDSNDYPPEFDKNAMFSSAGVLIFYVSTVAGGLVRFAFLNPINVSFPSVPLFETGVDLAELQGKTLLVRMQLRADYTIQLTLLRTDLTQLFEGTITDPLVIGEIATAYCGGSFSSGSSAQGVFELDYLQLREYHEPLA; from the coding sequence ATGTCAACAACACCAGAGAGCCAACAACAGTTTGGCTCAATTTTAACCGTGCTTGGTGAAAATGCTGAGCAAAACGGCAAGCTGCAGAATAAGCAGATTTCATTCACTCATATTGCAATCGGTGACGCTAACGATACGTATGTTCAGCCTGATCGAGCGCAGACCTCATTGGTTAATGAGTTGGCACGTATTCCAGTTAATTCCGTGGATGTGTTGCAGCCAACGCCTGACAGTGTGCCGATGCTAAAAGTCGAAGCCATTCTGCCAGATGATGTGAATGATTTGATTATTCGTGAATTTGCTGCAGTGGCGGAGTTCAATGGCGGGACGTATTTGCACGCTGTAGGTAACTGTGCACGCATTTATGTGCCGAAGCCGCTCAACAATGGCAATGTTGCCACGCCAGTGACACTGGAAATGATCTTTGTCATTACCAGTGCAGAGCCGATTATTGAAATTGACCCGAACATTGTGACGGCCAGTCGAGAATGGACAACAATCAACTTTGCTACGGTGATTAAGAATGTTACTCAACTGAAAAAGTATCGCGGTACCACACCAGGGCAACAAGTGGAACTGCTTGGTTATCATGCTGAAGGTGATGGTGGTGGTGGTGCATTGATTTGGATGACAAATCCACCGCATTCAGCGAATGATGCCACTGTGTTTGATTCAGGTAGTGCCTCTGGTTATTGGGTGCGGCGCAACCTGACTATTACGCCAGAGCAGGCGGGTTGGCAACCAAACAAGAATGGTCCGGCCCGTATTCGAGAATTGTTGAATGCAGGCGTTTCCTTTGCCAAGCCTAAGCGTCTGACCTCATTGCAGGGACAAGCTGCACGTTGGGCATCAGGACAGAAAGCGCCGATCTGTTTCTTTGGTGACTCAACAACAGATGGTCGAATCACGACTATCGACGGCGTAACAGACGCGAATAAGTGGAACACCGATCGCTTGGTTGGGAATATGGTTCCTGATGGTCTGGTTTATGATCATGATGATACGGAAGTCCCGAACGCTTACTCTAACGTGTTACAACGTATTTTGCGTGAGTTTCATGCCAATGATTTAGTTCGTGTCTATAACGCTGGCTATCGCGGCAAACAGGCACAAGATGGCTGGGCTGTGAATAATGTTCACAATGCCGTGTATGGTAATACAACCTATGCGGATCTGGAGTGGATGGGGATCATGTTCGGTTTGAATGATTCTGCCGCATCAACCGACCCAGAGCTGTTAGAGCGTCGAACCTACGTAGAAAATCAGGCATTGATTTTGGATGCGTTCGCTCGTGGTGTTCAGCCAGCGCTCATGTCATGCCCACCATCGAACAATACCGCTGCTACCGGGGATTACGGCAATAATAACGAGGTTAACGAGTTGGTTGACCAAGTTAAGCGACGCCTGGCGCATGAATACGGTATCGAGTTCCTTGACGTAAACCAGGCCATTAAACACTGGATTTACAATAACGGTGACAAGATTGCTTTTTCGTCTGCCTCGTCTGATGGCTTGCACTTGAACGATTTAGGTCACCTGAAAAAAGCCGAGTTTCTATTTAAAACAGCGGAGCGTGAGAACGTCCCAACTTTGATTGAAGACCGACACTGCTTTGATGTGGTTCACTCCGCTGTGCGCTATGCATTAAGCCGATCGGATATTAGCTCAGGTGACCCAATGCGTGGCGCTAACAAGCTGTATCAAAACGGCATGATTGATGTGAATGACATTGACAAGGTGCTCGGTAAAGATGTGATTGACTTGTGGGTGTGGAATGAACGTCGTGATCATTCTCTGGTGTACCGCGCTTATAAAGATAGGTACGCCGAATTCGAGTTGGCAGATCGCGTAGATTTACCTCGAATCTTGGTTGAATCGCAGTTATTTACCGCTCAGGAGTACCACCGGAAAGTTATTTTTGATGATGTCTCGCCAGATTGTATTGGTCATACGACCTCGGGTCGTAGTGATTTCCCGTGTTTTATTGGTAAGTTGCGTTATGGTCTGAATCGGATTCGTATTCAGATCCCACCAACGGCACAAAAACTGTTTGGAAATGAAATCGTAACCAACTATCTCAAAATCGGTTGGTTAGATTTTATTGTCGACCGTCAGGAAAACCGCTATCCGGTGATGCATTACAATAATGGATTTAGCTATATGGATAAAGCTCACTGGCGTGATGTTGTGGCTGGTCGTGGTCGTGTTGTCCATCCTCCAATAGATACCAATGTTCCAAACAATTTTGTGCGTAATATCATTTCTCCATCATTGCATGGGTTTAACTCCTATTCACTGAAAAAACCGGGAGATGTGGTGGAGTTTCGTTTCGAGGCGAATTTTCCACTAGGAACAGGTGTCGCGCTGGCATGGAACAAGATGGATGATTCGAATGATTACCCTCCAGAATTTGATAAAAACGCGATGTTTTCGTCTGCAGGTGTGTTGATTTTTTATGTCAGTACTGTAGCTGGTGGTTTAGTTCGTTTTGCATTCTTAAATCCTATTAATGTGAGCTTTCCAAGCGTTCCACTATTTGAAACTGGTGTGGATTTAGCAGAACTTCAGGGTAAAACCTTGTTGGTTCGAATGCAGCTAAGGGCTGATTACACGATTCAGTTGACGCTGCTTCGCACGGACTTAACGCAGCTGTTTGAAGGTACGATTACCGACCCACTGGTGATTGGTGAAATTGCTACAGCATATTGTGGTGGTTCGTTCAGTAGCGGCTCATCTGCTCAGGGTGTTTTTGAATTGGACTACTTACAGCTCAGGGAGTATCACGAGCCTCTTGCATAA
- a CDS encoding phage tail sheath C-terminal domain-containing protein, whose product MTQFLHGVEVIEIDDGSRPIQTVKSAVIGLVGTAPGAAAAVAATLTLGSSILNDGLVFTAKTAGTEGNAISIEVVDPAAADTALVVEVDGSKVKVTLATDASKVITSTAVEIKAAIDADADATALVGVAVLGDGSGDVASAPRTYLTGGENEPFPLYKPVAVAGSRKRAEGLGVGGTLPAAIDDIFDQTGALVIVVRAEEGADDATTQANIIKAMQGWLDSQTETGYTPRILVAPEFSQLDAVSSEGEAKAKRLRAIFYSDCERTASYTDAIKRARQFGERVEVTWPWVRVFDTEQAKEIDRPYSARAAGLRARIDAEKGFWWSKSNQQVYGIVGTSQPVDWSLGDPNTTANMLNENKVSTIIREGGFRHWGNRTCSVDPKWTFEQTRRTADIINDSVQRSHMWAVDRNITKTYVDDVIAGVNSYLRELKALGAILGGECWADKELNTPETIQKGLVYFDFDFCPPYPAEHIVFRSRLNNDYLEEVFG is encoded by the coding sequence ATGACGCAATTTCTCCATGGTGTGGAAGTCATCGAGATTGATGACGGTTCACGCCCGATTCAAACCGTAAAATCAGCCGTTATTGGTCTGGTTGGTACGGCACCAGGAGCCGCCGCTGCAGTTGCAGCTACGCTCACCCTTGGCAGTTCAATCCTAAATGATGGCTTAGTGTTTACTGCTAAGACAGCAGGCACGGAAGGCAACGCCATCAGTATTGAAGTGGTTGACCCAGCAGCAGCTGATACTGCACTTGTCGTTGAAGTGGACGGCAGTAAAGTTAAGGTAACGCTGGCCACCGATGCCAGCAAGGTGATCACATCGACTGCAGTCGAGATTAAAGCCGCCATTGATGCCGATGCAGACGCTACTGCTTTGGTAGGTGTAGCGGTGCTTGGTGATGGCAGTGGTGATGTGGCTTCAGCCCCTCGCACTTATCTCACTGGCGGTGAGAATGAGCCTTTCCCACTGTATAAGCCGGTTGCAGTGGCAGGCAGTCGCAAACGTGCTGAAGGCTTGGGTGTTGGCGGTACGCTACCTGCTGCGATTGATGACATCTTTGACCAAACAGGTGCATTGGTCATCGTGGTTCGCGCCGAAGAAGGTGCGGATGATGCCACTACCCAGGCAAATATCATCAAGGCTATGCAGGGTTGGCTTGATAGCCAAACCGAAACCGGATACACCCCGCGCATCTTGGTTGCTCCAGAATTTAGCCAGTTGGATGCCGTATCGAGTGAGGGCGAGGCGAAAGCCAAACGCCTCCGCGCTATCTTCTACTCAGATTGTGAACGCACTGCCAGCTATACCGACGCTATCAAGCGTGCTCGCCAGTTTGGTGAGCGTGTGGAAGTGACTTGGCCATGGGTGCGAGTGTTCGATACTGAGCAGGCCAAAGAAATTGATCGTCCTTACTCAGCTCGTGCTGCAGGTTTGCGTGCGCGTATCGATGCAGAGAAAGGTTTTTGGTGGTCGAAATCGAATCAGCAGGTTTATGGCATCGTTGGTACTTCTCAGCCAGTAGATTGGTCACTGGGTGACCCGAATACCACGGCTAACATGCTGAACGAAAACAAGGTGAGTACCATCATTCGTGAGGGGGGGTTCCGCCACTGGGGTAACCGTACCTGCAGCGTGGATCCTAAGTGGACGTTTGAGCAGACCCGCCGAACTGCTGACATCATCAATGACAGTGTACAGCGCTCTCATATGTGGGCCGTAGACCGCAACATCACCAAGACCTACGTCGATGACGTAATTGCTGGGGTGAATTCCTACCTACGTGAATTAAAGGCGTTAGGAGCGATTCTAGGTGGTGAATGTTGGGCTGACAAAGAGCTGAATACACCAGAAACCATTCAAAAAGGTCTGGTGTACTTTGATTTCGACTTCTGTCCACCGTATCCGGCTGAGCACATCGTGTTCCGCTCTCGTTTGAACAATGATTATCTTGAAGAGGTATTTGGCTAA